The Bradyrhizobium ottawaense genome window below encodes:
- a CDS encoding methyl-accepting chemotaxis protein, translating into MRFLSLRLTHKITAIGVIGVIGVVLIGGIHLYGENAMAFYRDAAEKARTIFELNNRIAVELLEGRRAEKDFLLRSEPAKAQRQAEISQQVSLDIEKLRARISGLGKPELVARIDAMTASLKTYQTRFAAVVEQRQRLGLDEKSGLEGRLRASVHDIETKVGELRNPSLKVTMLMMRRHEKDFMLRRDARYGDDMKKRAAEFVTGLDEPSIPGDAKAELRQKLANYQRDFFAWMETALALGIELKAMSEAFSAVEPVIEQVSQAVDQIRAEADRLNDAQRDSIQWWIGVAIAMIASAVLGLGIFIGRSVSKPLSAMRAAMIELANGNFAIVLPGLGRPDEIGEIAQAVETFKVNAERKAQEEAEEKIRQDKLAAERRRADMIRMADDFEGAIGEIVETVSSAANELEASATSLTTTASRSTELATLVEAASEEAATNVQSVASAAEELTASVHEISRQVQASARMAGEAVSQAGQTNDRVSELSKAAARIGDVVELISAIAGQTNLLALNATIEAARAGEAGRGFAVVASEVKALAEQTAKATGDIGQQISSIQVATEDSVGAIKTIGGTIERLSEISSTIAAAVEEQGAATGEISRNVQNAAAGTTQVSANISSVRQGATETGSASSQVLSAAQSLSNDSSRLKIEVSRFLDTVRAA; encoded by the coding sequence ATGCGATTTCTCTCCCTTCGTCTCACCCACAAGATCACCGCGATCGGCGTCATTGGCGTCATCGGTGTCGTCCTGATCGGCGGCATCCATCTCTACGGCGAGAACGCGATGGCGTTCTATCGCGACGCCGCCGAGAAGGCGCGCACCATCTTCGAGCTGAACAACAGGATCGCCGTCGAGCTGCTCGAGGGACGCCGCGCCGAGAAGGACTTCCTCTTGCGCAGCGAACCGGCCAAGGCGCAGCGCCAGGCCGAGATCAGCCAGCAGGTCTCGCTCGATATCGAGAAGCTTCGCGCCAGGATTTCAGGGCTCGGCAAGCCCGAGCTGGTCGCGAGGATCGACGCGATGACCGCATCGCTGAAGACCTATCAGACCCGTTTCGCCGCGGTGGTCGAGCAGAGACAGCGGCTCGGGCTCGATGAAAAGTCCGGTCTCGAAGGCCGCTTGCGGGCCTCGGTCCACGACATCGAGACCAAGGTCGGCGAGCTCCGGAATCCGTCGCTCAAGGTGACCATGCTGATGATGCGAAGGCACGAGAAGGACTTCATGCTGCGTCGCGACGCCAGATACGGCGACGACATGAAGAAGCGCGCGGCCGAGTTTGTGACGGGCCTCGACGAGCCCTCCATTCCCGGCGATGCGAAGGCCGAGTTGCGCCAGAAGCTCGCCAATTACCAGCGTGACTTCTTCGCCTGGATGGAGACCGCGCTGGCTCTGGGAATCGAACTCAAGGCGATGTCGGAGGCCTTCTCCGCGGTCGAGCCCGTCATCGAGCAGGTGTCGCAAGCGGTCGACCAGATCCGCGCCGAAGCCGACCGGCTGAACGATGCCCAGCGCGACAGCATCCAATGGTGGATCGGCGTTGCGATCGCGATGATCGCATCCGCCGTGCTCGGCCTCGGCATCTTCATCGGCCGCTCGGTTTCCAAGCCGCTGTCGGCCATGCGCGCGGCGATGATCGAGCTCGCCAACGGCAATTTCGCCATCGTGCTGCCCGGGCTCGGCCGTCCCGACGAGATCGGCGAGATCGCGCAGGCCGTCGAGACGTTCAAGGTCAATGCCGAGCGGAAGGCGCAGGAAGAGGCGGAAGAGAAGATCAGGCAGGACAAGCTTGCCGCCGAGCGCCGCCGCGCCGACATGATCAGGATGGCCGACGATTTCGAAGGCGCGATCGGTGAGATCGTCGAGACCGTGTCGTCTGCCGCCAACGAGCTCGAGGCGTCGGCGACCTCGCTGACCACCACCGCCAGCCGCTCGACCGAGCTTGCCACGCTGGTCGAGGCGGCCTCCGAAGAGGCCGCGACCAACGTGCAGTCGGTGGCCTCCGCGGCGGAGGAGCTGACCGCCTCCGTCCACGAGATCAGCCGCCAGGTGCAGGCCTCCGCGCGCATGGCCGGCGAAGCCGTCAGCCAGGCCGGGCAGACCAACGACCGCGTCAGCGAATTGTCGAAGGCGGCTGCGCGCATCGGCGACGTGGTCGAGCTCATCAGCGCCATCGCGGGTCAGACCAATTTGCTGGCGCTGAACGCCACCATCGAGGCCGCGCGTGCCGGCGAAGCCGGGCGCGGCTTTGCGGTGGTCGCCTCGGAAGTGAAGGCGCTGGCCGAGCAGACCGCGAAGGCCACCGGCGATATTGGTCAGCAGATTTCCAGCATCCAGGTTGCGACCGAGGATTCGGTCGGCGCCATCAAGACCATCGGCGGCACCATCGAGCGGCTGTCCGAGATCTCCTCCACCATCGCTGCCGCCGTGGAAGAGCAGGGCGCTGCGACCGGCGAGATCTCGCGCAACGTCCAGAATGCCGCTGCCGGCACCACGCAGGTGAGCGCCAACATCAGCAGCGTGCGCCAGGGCGCGACCGAGACGGGCTCGGCCTCCTCGCAGGTGCTTTCCGCGGCGCAGTCGCTGTCGAACGACAGCAGCCGGCTGAAGATCGAGGTGAGCAGGTTCTTGGACACCGTGCGCGCGGCGTGA
- a CDS encoding PAS domain-containing sensor histidine kinase: MTSSDFQLRGVGDPRLAVHATSQLATWLWSIDGTRVLWANPVGAKLFGAANGAALADKMFGPADPHRRQVARLARHLPANGAVRLERLRGFGARFGTLMTCACARLDFADGGHAVLVTAMDPTLRAMPLVERLHRLVEDAKMPMAAFAPDGLFVGASEAARSLLGFRDLGEAGLEQARNDALREGRVETPIGIGQMVLQRVGLGADVGLIALIEPATQAAPATAVQESTAEAANETPVESAPQAAAMPSEPPPALDGSAGISLFDAFAEPIEAPTATETIAPEPQDSARIEDAAEEPVREPARETPDQTAGIAPKTPVENPHQAIVSPQAAPITSAMVEPPSGQESSGRESSGQESPAPRQHPLRFLWQMDAEGRFVLLSDEFIRLIGARTAAGFGRLWREIAEQFSLDPDGRVAEALASHDTWAGITVNWPADGGEHLPVELAGLPVYDQSRNFAGFKGFGVCRDLDGLNRLEALRRFETVTEPPAQHGPSAELVAPEAEPLAEAPPPPIEPPAAEPEPTPEPELLEPTSDANSHPTDPDISVETPVETPPNVVPFRPHGDVRSPSDQRSPTLTPVENSAFNELARQLSERLERERETIAAEASEPVAETTIEPPAPEPEPPHAPAEWLTEPAPPARGASARDRTLLDLLPTGILIYRLDRLLYANPAFLARMGYAGINALENAGGLDALYVEPGVSSASSTSQAGTPITISATLANGEAPLATTEAHLHTIDWDGESAHALICALPQAAPSVAAPVIAQTIVTESVVAESFPYAPELDSAAGDADAEDLAAILDTTAEGIVMFDAEGNIHACNRSAEALFGYDGADLLEQNLATLFAPESRQIVTDYLESLKSQDISSLLDHGREVLGREKKGGVIPLAMIMGRTRPDGPNFFAVFRDLSQSKRGESELTQARHLVHSAANAKADMLARISHEIRTPLNAIIGFAEVMISERFGTLGNERYGEYMKDIRASGERVIAIIDDLLELSRIETGKLDLNFANLSLNDLVEACVTVMQPQANRERIIIRTSLAHALPQVTADARAMRQITMNLISNSIRLASAGGQVIVSTALSDRGEIALRIRDTGHGLSEREVAAAMEPFRTPPPGDAADNSALSLSLTKALVEANRARFNIKSAGNSGTLIEVVFAPVVAGA, from the coding sequence ATGACGAGTTCGGATTTCCAGTTGCGAGGTGTGGGCGATCCCCGGCTGGCCGTGCATGCGACCTCGCAGCTAGCGACATGGCTGTGGTCGATCGACGGGACGCGCGTGCTGTGGGCCAATCCGGTCGGCGCAAAGCTGTTCGGCGCGGCGAACGGCGCGGCGCTTGCGGACAAAATGTTCGGCCCGGCCGACCCCCATCGCCGCCAGGTTGCCCGGCTTGCCCGGCACCTGCCCGCGAATGGCGCTGTGCGGCTCGAACGTCTGCGCGGCTTCGGCGCCCGGTTCGGCACGCTGATGACCTGCGCCTGCGCCCGGCTCGACTTTGCCGATGGCGGACACGCGGTGCTCGTCACCGCGATGGACCCGACCTTGCGCGCCATGCCGCTGGTCGAGCGGCTGCATCGCCTGGTCGAAGACGCGAAGATGCCGATGGCGGCGTTCGCGCCCGACGGCCTGTTCGTCGGCGCCAGCGAGGCCGCCCGCTCCCTGCTCGGCTTCCGCGATCTCGGCGAGGCCGGCCTCGAACAGGCGCGCAACGATGCGCTGCGCGAGGGCCGCGTCGAAACGCCGATCGGCATCGGCCAGATGGTGCTGCAACGGGTCGGCCTAGGGGCCGATGTCGGCCTGATCGCGCTGATCGAGCCGGCCACCCAAGCTGCGCCCGCAACGGCCGTGCAAGAGAGCACGGCGGAAGCCGCAAACGAGACGCCGGTTGAATCTGCGCCGCAGGCCGCGGCCATGCCGAGCGAGCCGCCACCGGCGCTGGACGGATCGGCCGGGATCTCGTTGTTCGATGCGTTCGCCGAGCCGATCGAGGCGCCCACGGCAACCGAGACGATCGCGCCTGAACCGCAGGACTCGGCAAGAATTGAGGACGCGGCCGAAGAGCCTGTTCGAGAACCAGCTCGCGAAACGCCGGACCAGACCGCCGGCATCGCGCCAAAGACTCCGGTTGAAAACCCGCATCAAGCCATCGTGTCGCCGCAGGCTGCGCCGATCACATCAGCCATGGTCGAGCCGCCGTCGGGCCAGGAATCGTCTGGCCGGGAATCGTCGGGCCAAGAATCGCCCGCACCGCGTCAGCATCCGCTACGCTTCCTCTGGCAGATGGATGCAGAGGGCCGCTTTGTGCTTCTCTCCGACGAATTCATCCGCCTGATCGGCGCGCGCACCGCCGCCGGCTTCGGCCGCCTTTGGCGCGAGATCGCCGAGCAATTCTCGCTCGATCCTGATGGCCGCGTCGCAGAGGCGCTTGCAAGCCACGACACCTGGGCCGGGATCACAGTGAACTGGCCGGCTGACGGCGGCGAGCATCTGCCGGTCGAGCTCGCGGGCCTGCCGGTCTACGACCAGTCGCGCAACTTTGCCGGCTTCAAGGGCTTTGGCGTCTGCCGCGATCTCGACGGCCTCAACCGCCTGGAAGCACTCAGGCGCTTCGAGACGGTGACCGAACCGCCGGCGCAGCACGGCCCGTCTGCCGAACTGGTCGCGCCCGAGGCCGAGCCGCTCGCGGAGGCGCCGCCTCCGCCGATCGAGCCGCCCGCAGCCGAGCCCGAGCCAACACCCGAACCTGAACTGCTAGAGCCCACCAGCGACGCGAATTCACACCCAACCGATCCGGACATTTCAGTGGAAACGCCAGTCGAAACCCCTCCGAATGTCGTGCCGTTCCGCCCGCACGGCGATGTCAGATCACCCAGTGATCAGAGATCGCCGACGCTGACGCCGGTCGAGAACAGCGCGTTCAATGAGCTCGCCCGGCAATTGTCCGAGCGCCTCGAACGCGAGCGCGAGACGATCGCGGCAGAAGCTTCCGAGCCTGTGGCGGAGACCACCATAGAGCCGCCGGCGCCGGAGCCCGAACCGCCCCACGCGCCGGCCGAATGGCTGACCGAGCCCGCGCCGCCGGCGCGCGGCGCCAGCGCGCGCGACCGCACCCTGCTCGACCTGTTGCCGACGGGCATCCTGATCTACCGGCTCGACCGCCTGCTCTATGCCAACCCCGCCTTCCTCGCGCGCATGGGCTATGCCGGCATCAACGCGCTGGAGAATGCCGGCGGGCTCGATGCGCTCTATGTCGAGCCCGGCGTGTCCTCGGCCAGCAGCACCTCGCAAGCCGGCACGCCTATCACGATCAGCGCGACGCTCGCGAACGGCGAAGCACCGCTTGCGACCACCGAGGCGCATCTGCACACGATCGATTGGGACGGCGAGAGCGCACATGCGCTCATCTGCGCGCTGCCGCAGGCGGCGCCCAGCGTCGCGGCGCCCGTGATCGCACAGACGATCGTCACTGAATCTGTTGTCGCCGAATCCTTCCCCTACGCGCCCGAGCTGGACTCCGCGGCCGGCGATGCCGATGCCGAGGATCTCGCCGCGATCCTCGACACCACCGCCGAGGGCATCGTCATGTTCGATGCCGAAGGCAACATCCACGCCTGCAACCGCAGCGCCGAAGCGCTGTTCGGCTATGACGGCGCCGACCTGCTCGAGCAGAATCTGGCGACGCTGTTCGCGCCGGAGAGCCGCCAGATCGTCACCGACTATCTCGAAAGCCTCAAGAGCCAGGACATTTCGAGCCTGCTCGACCACGGCCGCGAGGTGCTCGGACGCGAGAAGAAGGGCGGCGTCATTCCGCTCGCGATGATCATGGGCCGCACGCGGCCGGACGGCCCGAACTTCTTCGCCGTGTTCCGCGATCTCTCGCAGAGCAAGAGGGGCGAGAGCGAGCTGACGCAGGCCCGCCACCTCGTCCACAGCGCGGCTAACGCCAAGGCCGACATGCTGGCGCGGATCAGCCACGAGATCCGCACGCCGCTCAACGCCATCATCGGCTTTGCCGAGGTGATGATCTCCGAACGCTTCGGCACGCTCGGCAACGAGCGCTACGGCGAATACATGAAGGACATCCGCGCCTCCGGCGAGCGCGTCATCGCGATCATCGACGACCTCCTGGAGCTGTCGCGGATCGAGACCGGCAAGCTCGATCTCAACTTCGCCAACCTCAGCCTCAACGACCTCGTCGAAGCCTGCGTGACCGTGATGCAGCCGCAGGCCAATCGCGAGCGCATCATCATCCGCACCTCGCTCGCGCATGCGCTGCCGCAGGTCACGGCGGACGCGCGCGCGATGCGGCAGATCACCATGAATCTGATCTCGAACTCGATCCGGCTCGCCAGCGCCGGCGGCCAGGTCATCGTCTCCACCGCGCTGTCCGACCGCGGCGAGATTGCGCTGCGCATCCGCGATACCGGCCATGGCCTGTCCGAGCGCGAAGTCGCCGCCGCGATGGAGCCGTTCCGCACCCCGCCGCCCGGCGATGCCGCAGACAATTCGGCGCTAAGCCTGTCGCTGACCAAGGCCCTGGTCGAGGCCAACCGCGCCCGCTTCAACATCAAGAGCGCGGGGAATTCCGGCACGCTGATCGAAGTGGTGTTCGCACCGGTGGTGGCGGGGGCGTAG
- a CDS encoding thiolase family protein, which produces MREAVIVSYARTGLAKSGRGGFNITPPMSLAAHAIQHAVKRAGVDKDYVEDRYLGNCAHGAPNIGRQAALLAGLPKTTAGVSVNRFCSSGLQTIAMAANSIRSDGADCIVAGGVESISMPGGGTPKESIDPELLKVAPDIFMAMIDTADIVAERYKLSREYQDEFSLESQRRMAASQQAGKYKDEIVPMKTKMKVVDKATKAESIVDYVVDRDECNRPETTMEGLAKLEPVKGPGKFVTAGNASQLSDGAAAVVLMEAKDAEKRGLKPLGRFVAWATAGCEPDEMGIGPVFAIPKLLKRTGLKVDDIDLWELNEAFASQCLYCRDQLGIDPAKYNVNGGSIAIGHPFGMTGARLTGHLLQEGARRKAKWGVVTMCIGGGQGGAGLFEIYS; this is translated from the coding sequence ATGCGTGAAGCCGTCATCGTTTCCTATGCGCGCACGGGCCTCGCAAAATCCGGCCGCGGCGGGTTCAACATCACGCCGCCGATGTCGCTCGCGGCCCACGCCATCCAGCATGCGGTGAAGCGCGCCGGCGTCGACAAGGATTATGTCGAGGACCGCTATCTCGGCAATTGCGCCCATGGCGCGCCCAACATCGGCCGCCAGGCCGCGCTGCTCGCCGGCCTGCCGAAGACCACCGCCGGAGTATCGGTGAACCGGTTCTGCTCCTCGGGACTGCAGACGATCGCGATGGCCGCCAACTCGATCCGCTCGGACGGCGCCGACTGCATCGTAGCCGGCGGGGTCGAGAGCATCTCGATGCCGGGCGGCGGCACCCCGAAGGAATCGATCGATCCTGAATTGCTCAAGGTCGCGCCCGATATCTTCATGGCGATGATCGACACCGCCGACATCGTCGCCGAGCGCTACAAGCTCAGCCGCGAATATCAGGACGAGTTCTCGCTGGAATCGCAGCGCCGCATGGCGGCGTCGCAGCAGGCGGGCAAGTACAAGGACGAGATCGTCCCGATGAAGACCAAGATGAAGGTCGTCGACAAGGCGACCAAGGCGGAGAGCATCGTCGACTACGTCGTCGATCGCGACGAGTGCAACCGGCCCGAGACCACGATGGAAGGTCTCGCCAAGCTCGAGCCGGTGAAGGGTCCCGGGAAGTTCGTCACCGCCGGCAATGCCAGCCAGCTCTCGGACGGCGCCGCTGCCGTGGTGCTGATGGAAGCCAAGGACGCCGAGAAGCGCGGCCTCAAGCCGCTCGGCCGCTTCGTCGCCTGGGCGACCGCGGGCTGCGAGCCCGACGAAATGGGCATCGGCCCGGTGTTCGCAATTCCGAAGCTGCTCAAGCGCACCGGCCTCAAGGTCGACGACATCGACCTGTGGGAGCTCAACGAAGCCTTCGCCAGCCAGTGCCTGTACTGCCGCGACCAGCTCGGCATCGATCCCGCCAAATACAACGTCAACGGCGGCTCGATCGCGATCGGCCATCCCTTCGGCATGACCGGCGCCCGCCTCACCGGCCACCTGCTGCAGGAAGGCGCGCGCCGCAAGGCCAAGTGGGGCGTCGTGACGATGTGCATCGGCGGCGGCCAGGGCGGCGCCGGCCTGTTCGAGATCTACAGCTGA
- the serA gene encoding phosphoglycerate dehydrogenase has product MTKPKVLISDALSPAAVQIFKDRGVEVDFQPNLGKDKDKLAEIIGNYDGLAIRSATKATAKILDKATNLKVIGRAGIGVDNVEIPAATAKGIIVMNTPFGNSITTAEHAVTLMLALAREIPQADASTQAGKWEKNRFMGVEITGKVLGVVGCGNIGSIVADRALGLRMKVIAFDPFLSPERAKDIGVEKVELDDLLKRADFITLHTPLTEKTKNIIDAAAIAKMKKGVRLINCARGGLVDEQAVVDALNSKHIAGAAFDVFVEEPANANVLFGHPNVICTPHLGASTTEAQENVALQVAEQMSDYLLTGAISNAVNFPSITAEEAPKLKPFISLAEKLGSFAGQLTETGILKVEITYEGHVAEMKIKAITSAVLSGLLRPMLGEVNVVSAPVVAKERGMVVDEIVRAAQSDYESLITVTVATERQERSVSGTVYHDGKPRLVDIKGIRVDAEFGKSMIYVTNEDKPGFIGSFAGLLGDAKINIATFHLGRVEQGGDAIALVEVDGAVPAEVLAKVQALPQVKQVKALTF; this is encoded by the coding sequence ATGACCAAACCCAAAGTTCTCATTTCCGACGCGCTCTCGCCCGCTGCCGTGCAGATCTTCAAAGACCGCGGCGTCGAGGTCGACTTCCAGCCCAATCTCGGCAAGGACAAGGACAAGCTCGCCGAGATCATCGGCAATTACGACGGCCTTGCGATCCGCTCCGCGACGAAGGCGACCGCAAAGATTCTCGACAAGGCGACCAACCTCAAGGTGATCGGCCGCGCCGGCATCGGCGTCGACAATGTCGAGATCCCCGCCGCCACGGCCAAGGGCATCATCGTGATGAACACGCCGTTCGGCAATTCGATCACGACCGCCGAGCATGCCGTCACCCTGATGCTGGCGCTCGCGCGCGAAATCCCGCAGGCCGACGCCTCGACCCAGGCCGGCAAGTGGGAGAAGAACCGCTTCATGGGCGTCGAGATCACCGGCAAGGTGCTCGGCGTCGTCGGCTGCGGCAACATCGGCTCGATCGTCGCCGACCGCGCACTCGGCCTGCGCATGAAGGTGATCGCGTTCGATCCGTTCCTGTCGCCGGAGCGCGCCAAGGACATCGGCGTCGAGAAGGTCGAGCTCGACGACCTGCTCAAGCGCGCCGATTTCATCACGCTGCACACGCCGCTGACCGAGAAGACGAAGAACATCATCGACGCTGCCGCAATCGCCAAGATGAAGAAGGGCGTGCGCCTGATCAACTGCGCGCGCGGCGGTCTCGTCGACGAGCAGGCGGTGGTCGATGCACTCAATTCCAAGCACATTGCCGGCGCCGCGTTCGACGTCTTCGTCGAGGAGCCCGCGAACGCCAACGTGCTGTTCGGCCATCCCAACGTGATCTGCACGCCGCATCTCGGCGCCTCCACCACCGAAGCGCAGGAGAACGTCGCGCTCCAGGTCGCCGAGCAGATGTCGGATTACCTGCTCACCGGCGCGATCTCGAACGCGGTCAACTTCCCCTCGATCACGGCGGAAGAAGCGCCGAAGCTGAAGCCGTTCATCTCGCTCGCCGAGAAGCTCGGCTCGTTCGCCGGCCAGCTCACCGAGACCGGCATCCTCAAGGTCGAGATCACCTATGAGGGCCACGTCGCCGAGATGAAGATCAAGGCGATCACCTCCGCCGTGCTGTCGGGCCTGCTGCGGCCGATGCTGGGCGAGGTCAACGTGGTGTCCGCGCCCGTCGTCGCCAAGGAGCGCGGCATGGTGGTGGACGAGATCGTGCGCGCCGCCCAGAGCGACTATGAGAGCCTGATCACCGTGACGGTCGCGACCGAACGCCAGGAGCGCTCGGTCTCCGGCACCGTCTATCACGACGGCAAGCCGCGCCTGGTCGACATCAAGGGCATCCGCGTCGACGCCGAGTTCGGCAAGTCGATGATCTATGTCACCAACGAGGACAAGCCGGGCTTCATCGGCAGTTTCGCTGGCCTATTGGGCGACGCCAAGATCAACATCGCGACCTTCCATCTCGGCCGCGTCGAGCAGGGCGGCGACGCTATCGCGCTGGTCGAGGTCGATGGCGCGGTCCCGGCGGAGGTGCTCGCCAAGGTGCAGGCCCTGCCGCAGGTCAAGCAGGTCAAGGCGCTGACGTTCTGA